The proteins below are encoded in one region of Pongo pygmaeus isolate AG05252 chromosome 20, NHGRI_mPonPyg2-v2.0_pri, whole genome shotgun sequence:
- the LOC129020223 gene encoding olfactory receptor 7A17-like, translating to MELENDTGISEFLLLGLSEEPELQPFLFELFLSMYLVTVLENLLIILATISDSHLHTPMYFFLSNLSFADICFISTTVPKMLINIQTQSRVITYAGCITQMCFFVLFGGLDSLLLAAMAYDRFVAICHPLHYTVIMNPRLCGLLVLASWMIAALNSLSQSLMVLWLSFCTDLEIPHFICEFNQVIHLACSDTFLNDMGMYFAAGLLGGSPLAGILYSYSKIVSSIRAISSVRGKYKAFSTCASHLSVVSLFYGMSLGVYFSSAATHNSHSSAAASVMYTVVTQMLNTFIYSLRNKDIKGALTQFFRGKQ from the coding sequence atggaactaGAGAATGACACAGGGATTTCAGAATTCCTTCTTCTGGGACTATCAGAGGAACCAGAATTGCAGCCCTTCCTCTTTGAGCTGTTCCTGTCCATGTACCTGGTCACCGTGCTGGAGAACCTGCTCATCATCCTGGCCACAATCTCAgactcccacctccacacccccatgtacttcttcctctccaacctgTCCTTTGCAGACATCTGTTTCATCTCCACTACAGTCCCAAAGATGCTCATTAACATCCAGACACAGAGCAGAGTCATCACCTATGCAGGCTGCATCACCCAGATGtgcttttttgtactttttggagGGTTAGACAGCTTACTCCTGGCTGCGATGGCCTATGACCGGTTTGTGGCCATCTGTCATCCTCTGCACTACACGGTCATCATGAACCCTCGGCTCTGTGGACTCCTGGTTCTGGCATCCTGGATGATTGCTGCCCTGAATTCCTTGTCACAAAGCTTAATGGTGTTGTGGTTGTCCTTCTGCACAGACTTGGAAATCCCTCACTTTATCTGTGAATTTAATCAGGTCATCCACCTTGCCTGTTCCGACACCTTTCTTAATGACATGGGGATGTATTTTGCAGCAGGGCTGCTCGGTGGTAGTCCCCTCGCAGGGATCCTTTACTCTTACTCCAAGATCGTTTCCTCCATACGTGCAATCTCATCAGTTCGGGGGAAGTACAAGGCATTTTCCACCTGTGCATCTCACCTCTCAGTTGTCTCTTTATTTTACGGTATGAGCCTAGGTGTGTACTTTAGTTCTGCTGCCACCCACAACTCACACTCAAGTGCTGCAGCCTCAGTGATGTACACTGTGGTCACCCAAATGCTGAACACCTTCATCTACAGTCTGAGGAATAAAGACATAAAGGGGGCTCTGACACAATTCTTCAGAGGGAAACAATAA